One Rosa chinensis cultivar Old Blush chromosome 5, RchiOBHm-V2, whole genome shotgun sequence genomic region harbors:
- the LOC112164584 gene encoding trans-cinnamate 4-monooxygenase has translation MDLLLLEKTLMGLFVAVVVAIVVSKLRGKKFKLPPGPMPVPVFGNWLQVGDDLNHRNLTDMAKKFGDVFMLRMGQRNLVVVSSPDLAKEVLHTQGVEFGSRTRNVVFDIFTGKGQDMVFTVYGEHWRKMRRIMTVPFFTNKVVQQYRHGWEAEAAAVVEDVKNKHPEAATSGMVLRRRLQLMMYNNMYRIMFDRRFESEEDPLFVKLKGLNGERSRLAQSFEYNYGDFIPVLRPFLRGYLKICKEVKEKRIKLFKDYFVDERKKLASTQATTNEGLKCAIDHILDAQQKGEINEDNVLYIVENINVAAIETTLWSIEWGIAELVNHPEIQKKLRDELDTVLGRGVQVTEPEIHKLPYLQAVVKETLRLRMAIPLLVPHMNLHDAKLGGFDIPAESKILVNAWWLANNPAHWKKPEEFRPERFLEEESKVEANGNDFRYLPFGVGRRSCPGIILALPILGITLGRLVQNFELLPPPGQNQLDTTEKGGQFSLHILKHSTIVMKPRT, from the exons ATGGATCTCCTCCTCTTGGAGAAGACCCTAATGGGTCTCTTCGTCGCCGTCGTGGTCGCCATCGTTGTGTCCAAGCTCCGAGGCAAGAAGTTTAAGCTGCCTCCGGGTCCGATGCCGGTCCCGGTGTTCGGCAACTGGCTCCAGGTCGGCGATGACCTCAACCACCGCAATCTGACAGACATGGCCAAGAAATTCGGCGACGTGTTCATGCTCCGCATGGGGCAGCGCAACCTCGTAGTCGTGTCGTCGCCGGACCTGGCCAAGGAGGTCCTCCACACGCAGGGGGTCGAGTTCGGTTCACGAACACGAAACGTCGTATTCGATATCTTCACCGGCAAAGGACAGGACATGGTGTTCACCGTTTACGGCGAGCACTGGCGGAAAATGAGACGCATAATGACCGTTCCGTTTTTCACCAACAAGGTGGTGCAGCAGTACCGCCACGGCTGGGAGGCCGAGGCGGCTGCGGTGGTGGAGGACGTCAAGAACAAGCACCCCGAGGCCGCCACGAGTGGGATGGTGCTACGTAGGAGGCTACAGCTGATGATGTACAACAACATGTACAGGATCATGTTCGACAGGAGATTTGAAAGCGAGGAGGATCCCctgtttgtgaaattgaagGGTTTGAATGGAGAGAGGAGCCGGTTGGCGCAGAGCTTCGAGTATAATTACGGCGATTTCATTCCGGTGCTCCGGCCATTCCTCAGGGGGTACTTGAAGATCTGTAAGGAGGTGAAGGAGAAGAGGATTAAGCTCTTCAAGGACTATTTCGTCGACGAGAGAAA GAAACTTGCAAGCACGCAAGCCACAACTAATGAAGGGTTGAAGTGTGCCATTGACCACATCTTGGACGCTCAGCAGAAAGGAGAGATCAACGAGGACAATGTCCTTTACATCGTCGAGAACATTAACGTTGCCG CCATTGAGACTACACTATGGTCAATCGAGTGGGGAATCGCCGAGCTTGTGAACCACCCCGAAATCCAGAAGAAGCTGAGGGATGAGCTCGACACTGTGCTCGGCCGTGGTGTTCAAGTCACAGAACCAGAAATTCATAAGCTGCCGTACCTTCAAGCCGTGGTCAAGGAAACCCTAAGGCTTCGCATGGCAATCCCCCTCCTCGTCCCACACATGAATCTCCATGATGCTAAGCTCGGAGGCTTTGACATTCCTGCGGAGAGCAAGATCTTGGTGAATGCTTGGTGGCTAGCAAACAACCCTGCACACTGGAAGAAGCCAGAGGAGTTTAGGCCCGAGAGGTTTTTGGAAGAGGAGTCCAAAGTTGAGGCCAATGGCAATGACTTCAGGTACCTTCCGTTTGGTGTCGGCAGGAGGAGTTGTCCCGGCATTATTTTGGCACTGCCGATCCTTGGGATTACTTTAGGACGTTTGGTCCAGAACTTTGAGCTCTTGCCTCCTCCAGGACAGAATCAGCTTGACACAACAGAGAAAGGAGGACAGTTTAGTCTGCACATCTTGAAACATTCCACCATAGTTATGAAGCCAAGGACATAA